Proteins co-encoded in one Arachis hypogaea cultivar Tifrunner chromosome 11, arahy.Tifrunner.gnm2.J5K5, whole genome shotgun sequence genomic window:
- the LOC112720002 gene encoding uncharacterized protein, giving the protein MKISSNSSYSSSSSSSKFDPPPAMCNNSKNGTSGCFNAILRRILCSGGLPTHPSDQIRDFDSNSILGSTKDQNFNAKKHHAKATTSSVSSSGTTTATTTTTTPGIVARLMGLDSMVDIPSNSSLLRSKSMNSVDCLGECNRMDGLHKRVKSTLSFREVPTFLLLENENFFVLSFEKKKNDKSIGKKREMGYGGEELKEKKRENVKSSKSVANGKLQEITNTCYYEKSRKKNKNKKCFDSEARKLSQPRILMDDGVRMKRRRGRKRSNSKCEFESKPSEDTSPVSVLDFQKREACGTANSNSRRKLSPELDENDQKILWRSDGNLMAEEGKSTAIESNKCEEGSKKKEKHVKKWDEICMLAKEDELAWMNNNKQDGDLGSISADFASHIFDQLLNEVIHQLLVEDP; this is encoded by the exons ATGAAGATCTCATCAAACTCTTCTTATTCATCATCGTCATCTTCCTCAAAATTTGACCCACCTCCAGCTATGTGCAACAACTCCAAAAATGGCACTTCAGGGTGCTTCAATGCAATCCTCCGCAGGATTCTCTGTtctggtggcctcccaacacacCCATCAGATCAAATTAGagactttgattcaaattcaattcTGGGTAGTACCAAAGATCAAAACTTTAATGCCAAAAAGCACCATGCTAAAGCCACCACTAGTAGTGTTAGTTCATCTGGTACTACAACAGCTACTACTACTACCACAACTCCAGGAATAGTTGCAAGGTTGATGGGTTTGGATTCAATGGTGGACATTCCTTCGAATTCATCGCTTTTGCGAAGCAAATCGATGAATTCGGTGGATTGCTTAGGGGAGTGTAATAGAATGGATGGTTTGCATAAGAGGGTAAAATCAACATTGTCATTCAGGGAGGTGCCAACTTTCCTCTTACTTGAAAATGAAAACTTCTTTGTTCTTAgctttgagaagaagaagaatgataaGTCCATTGGGAAGAAAAGGGAAATGGGTTATGGTGGTGAAGAGTTgaaggaaaagaagagagaaaatgtgaagagTAGCAAAAGTGTTGCTAATGGAAAGCTTCAAGAGATTACCAACACTTGTTATTATGAGAAGAGtaggaagaagaacaagaacaagaagtgTTTTGATTCTGAAGCAAGGAAACTGTCACAGCCTAGGATCCTTATGGATGATGGTGTGAGGATGAAGAGGAGAAGGGGGAGGAAGAGGAGTAATTCAAAGTGTGAATTTGAATCCAAGCCTTCAGAAGATACAAGCCCAGTTTCTGTTCTTGATTTTCAGAAGAGGGAAGCTTGTGGAACAG CCAATTCCAATTCAAGAAGAAAATTGTCACCAGAGCTTGATGAGAATGATCAGAAAATTCTTTGGCGTTCTGATGGAAATTTGATGGCTGAAGAGGGAAAATCTACAGCAATTGAGAGCAACAAATGTGAAGAAGGatcaaagaaaaaagagaagcatGTGAAAAAATGGGATGAAATTTGCATGCTAGCTAAGGAGGATGAACTAGCGTGGatgaataataataaacaagATGGTGATTTAGGAAGCATTAGTGCTGATTTTGCGTCTCATATTTTTGATCAGTTGTTAAATGAAGTGATTCATCAACTTCTAGTTGAGGATCCATGA
- the LOC112720858 gene encoding protein MAIN-LIKE 1-like, with product MAAVHPGQVQKYAVNCSWFQETFGECPEDADDDTVRRYVRAYIMMLLGTQLFADKSGNRIHIRWLPYVARLEELGTYSWGSAALAWLYRCMCRVANRHVVKLAGPLQLLQSWIFWQFPQFRPAGYETFSWPLASRWAGYNPSGSEKGPRVRTWRLRIDRLQSREFIWMPYSSPDVLQVLHPEVLEPRHMAVWRSVTALIYFAVIEWHQIDRVLPQFGGGTGPSASRLEHRLSDVQGRERRRSMVPLFHAEVACILGRSSGQCIEVRRCCRPWTVSSVPSVVESAVEAYTS from the exons ATGGCGGCCGTCCACCCTGG TcaggttcagaagtacgcagtgaactgcagctggtttcaggagacCTTTGGTGAGTGCCCTGAGGATGCAGATGATGACACTGTTCGCCGATATGTccgtgcgtacatcatgatgttgcTGGGCACGCAGCTGTTTGCGGACAAGTCTGGCAACCGGATTCACATTAGATGGCTTCCATATGTAGCAAGGCTGGAGGAGCTGGGTACGTACAGCTGGGGTTCGGCAGCACTGGcctggttgtaccggtgcatgtgcagAGTGGCAAACAGACATGTTGTGAAGTTAGCGGGCCCGCTCCAGCTACTGCAGTCTTGGATCTTTTGGCAGTTTCCTCAGTTTAGGCCTGCAGGATATGAGACGTTCAGCTGGCCGTTGGCGTCGAG ATGGGCAGGTTACAACCCTTCCGGTAGCGAGAAGGGTCCGAGAGTGCGGACGTGGAGGCTTAGGATAGACCGGTTACAGTCCAGGGAG TTTATATGGATGCCGTACAGTAGCCCCGACGTACTTCAGGTGTTGCACCCGGAGGTTTTGGAGCCTCGGCACATGGCGGTGTGGCGCTCTGTGACCGCGCTGATCTACTTTGCtgtcatagagtggcatcagatagatCGTGTTCTTCCTCAGTTTGGAGGGGGTACAGGCCCCTCCGCGTCCCGCCTtgaacatcgactttctgatgtccAAGGACGGGAGAGGCGGCGATCGATGGTTCCCCTCTTCCATGCCGAAGTGGCATGCATACTGGGACGCTCGTCAGGACAGTGTATTGAGGTTCGACGTTGTTGCCGACCCTGGACCGTCTCATCAGTTCCTTCAGTGGTGGAGTCAGCAGTTGAGGCCTATACCAGTTGA